One Setaria italica strain Yugu1 chromosome II, Setaria_italica_v2.0, whole genome shotgun sequence DNA segment encodes these proteins:
- the LOC101774806 gene encoding uncharacterized protein LOC101774806: protein MHPFSLKSSKGAPILPRPVFVFFVALFGFYVCYLSFNQITLENKREGNSGEEQRANICRKPHVPYEELRYTHFPKPRSYSRGECSCTPVRFFVIVSMQRSGSGWFETLLNSHPNISSNGEIFNRVDRRENISSILQTLDKLYNLDWLTSAAKNECTAAFGLKWMLNQGILENHDDIVSYLNKKGVSVIFLFRRNTLRRVISVLANDYDKDAKQLNGTHKSHVHSKEEAEILAKFKPELDTSTLITNIRNIEKAIRDCLDHFKSTRHMMLYYEDIIGNSNALSQVQEFLRVPVRPLMSRQVKIHTRPLPDLVKNWEDVSSKLNGTEFAHFLDGSDYVK from the exons ATG CACCCATTTTCACTTAAGAGTTCGAAGGGAGCACCAATTCTGCCGCGACCGGTCTTTGTTTTCTTCGTTGCCTTATTTGGATTCTATGTATGCTACCTCTCCTTCAATCAGATAACACTGGAGAATAAAAGGGAAGGGAATAGTGGAGAAGAACAAAGGGCAAATATTTGCAGAAAGCCTCATGTGCCATATGAGGAGCTCCGTTACACGCACTTTCCAAAACCTAGGAGTTATAGCAG GGGGGAATGCTCATGTACTCCTGTTCGATTCTTTGtaattgtgtctatgcaaagaTCCGGAAGTGGATGGTTTGAGACATTGCTAAATAGTCATCCTAACATTAGTTCCAACGGCGAAATCTTTAACAGAGTGGATAGAAGAGAAAATATCTCATCTATCCTACAAACACTTGACAAACTGTATAATTTGGACTGGCTCACCAGTGCAGCGAAGAATGAGTGCACAGCTGCATTTGGACTGAAATGGATGCTTAATCAG GGAATTTTGGAAAATCATGATGATATAGTTAGTTATTTGAACAAGAAGGGTGTCTCTGTAATATTTCTGTTCAGGAGAAACACATTACGCAGGGTTATATCTGTGCTGGCCAACGACTATGACAAAGATGCTAAGCAGTTGAATGGAACTCACAAATCTCATGTTCACTCAAAAGAAGAG GCTGAGATATTAGCAAAATTCAAACCAGAGCTGGATACATCGACTCTGATCACAAATATCAGAAACATTGAGAAGGCCATCAGAGATTGCTTGGATCACTTCAAGAGTACACGGCACATGATGCTCTATTACGAGGATATAATCGGCAATAGCAAT GCACTTTCCCAGGTGCAGGAGTTTCTGAGAGTTCCGGTGAGGCCCCTGATGAGCAGGCAGGTGAAAATTCACACGAGACCACTGCCAGACCTCGTCAAGAACTGGGAGGACGTGAGCAGCAAACTGAACGGCACAGAGTTTGCTCACTTCCTTGATGGTTCAGATTACGTCAAGTGA